GCCATTGGCTGGTAAAGCCGCTCATGAATTCCCAGGCCTTGGGGTCTTCGAGCATGCGGTCAGTCTGGCGTTTCAGTTTGGAAGGGTTTTTCAAATGACCCTTCCGGGCCACCTCGTAAAGCTCCGTGTCGGGAGGCCGGCTCCAGAGGAAATAGGAGAGGCGGACCGCCATTTCAAGATCGTTGAGCTCCCGTTTTTGGTCGCCCGGCTGGGGCTCCTTCAAATAGAGAAACGCGGGCGATGCAAGGACTACGGCCAGTGGCTCGATCAGGGCGGTACGGAAGCCATCTCCCGCTTCCCGGCGATCGCGATATAGACTCACCAGTTTGTCGAGAAAGGATGGGGACGGTTCTTGTATGCGAAAGGCCTGGCGGGTGAAACGCTGGATCGCTTTACGAATGTATGCTTCGTTTCGAGGCGCTTCCTTAGCATTTCCGAATATCCAGTTTTGAAACGTTGTCCGTTCTTCAATGTTGATCGGGCCTTCCCATTCCAGCCAGTCAATCCAAAGCGCGGGGTCCTCTAGGGGTACGTCCCGATTGCGAGCCTTCTTTAATATTGCTCGAGCCGCATCGCGATTGTTGTGCTGCCGTTCGCGGACTCCGATCTTTCGGCTGGAAGAGGGCGTGATGGTGATAGGAAACTCGACAATCTGCGGCTGTTCGTAGCTGCCGGAGATTTTACGGTAGTCGAGGACGGCCAGTTCACCTGGCCTCGCACTGTTTTCGACGGTGCCAATTTCGAGGAAGCGTCTATGGCCAGGGGCGGTTTCGAATCCGCCGGCGCGAGCGCGTATGATATATTCACCTGGCGGCGCACTTTTAGGTAAGGTTATGCTATCCGTCATGGCTCCGTTCCAGGTCGCGAAAAACACGGCCCCGGTATCGGTTTCGGGAAGAGTAAGGTAGTGTTCGTAGCCGACCCCATCTCGCTTGTATAGACCCGCTTCAAACTTTACCCGGGCCTCATCGATGAAGCCAAATTCTGTGGGTGACTTTCCGGATTCCTTCCATTGTTCTCCACGAATCTTGCCGTCCAATAGCTTTGCATATCGGTTCTGAACCATCTTGTTGATGGCGTCTTCCGATTGCTGTCGCTTCCGTTGAGGCTCCTCAGTCGCGGGGGCAGTGAGGGCCACGGTCAAAGCTCTTCGCGCAATTTTCAGATACTGCTCGAACTGATCGCTGGAAAAGAAGAGCGAGGCACCCACGGTATCAAAGGATCCGGTACTGGCATCTTTGGGCAGCTCGGCCGCATTGATGGTGACGCCTAAAAGATCTTCAATGGTATTTTCATACTCCCGCCGGTTCAGGCGTCGCATGGCAATGACACCACCCGAATCGCTGAGGATTTTCCGGGCCAGGACCAGTTGCTCTGAGAGGTCGGCTAGAAAGTTTGTCTTCGGTTCAGCCTCAGGCTGATCTTCATCCTCCGGAGGCATTTCTCCGGAATTCATCACATTCAAGGCCTTTTGCCAGAGTTCTGCCGTTTGGAGCGTATCCAGATTAAACGATAGATCCTCAAGGTTTACGCCGCCTTTTTCTTCCACTGAGTCGTGGCATTTGAGGCAATACTCATTCAGAAACTCAAAGTGTTTCTCTGGAAGGATAGCTTCCGGGGCTTCCTTTGAGATCAAACTGGTTCCTGTGCATAGAAAAACCAGGATAGGGATATGACGAAGTAATTTCACTTAGGGTAAAAGAAATTTCGAAGTAGAGGAGGGAGCCTCTGGGAAAAATGGCTTTGCCTCAAGGATTCTTTTTGGAGGGTCGACAGTGGAGAATATCCATCTACATAGAGGGTTTCACGTCTTTTTCCCAATCTGAGTGAAGCTTCTTAAGGTGTGCAACCAGTGCCGGTAGTTCCTTGGCGTGATCTTTCACTTCCGGATTCTTTTCCACCAGGTTGTGGAGGGTGTAACTTCTTTCCTTTGTCCTGCGGTCCATCAGCGAGATAAGTTTCCAATCCCCTTCACGAACGGCCCACTTATCTTGCCAGTCGAAGTAGAGGACCGGGTGTTGGGTGGGTGCGGTAGGGTTATTGATGGCGGACATTACACTGCGTCCATCTAAGGTCACTTCGGGTTCTGGTAAACCAATCAAATCAATGAGTGTAGGCATCCAATCCATAACCGTTACAGCCTGTTCACGAACTTCGCCCTGGGGAAGCACTTTAGGGTAATTGATGATGGCTGGAACGCGAACAC
This genomic stretch from Opitutia bacterium ISCC 52 harbors:
- a CDS encoding DUF1592 domain-containing protein, which translates into the protein MKLLRHIPILVFLCTGTSLISKEAPEAILPEKHFEFLNEYCLKCHDSVEEKGGVNLEDLSFNLDTLQTAELWQKALNVMNSGEMPPEDEDQPEAEPKTNFLADLSEQLVLARKILSDSGGVIAMRRLNRREYENTIEDLLGVTINAAELPKDASTGSFDTVGASLFFSSDQFEQYLKIARRALTVALTAPATEEPQRKRQQSEDAINKMVQNRYAKLLDGKIRGEQWKESGKSPTEFGFIDEARVKFEAGLYKRDGVGYEHYLTLPETDTGAVFFATWNGAMTDSITLPKSAPPGEYIIRARAGGFETAPGHRRFLEIGTVENSARPGELAVLDYRKISGSYEQPQIVEFPITITPSSSRKIGVRERQHNNRDAARAILKKARNRDVPLEDPALWIDWLEWEGPINIEERTTFQNWIFGNAKEAPRNEAYIRKAIQRFTRQAFRIQEPSPSFLDKLVSLYRDRREAGDGFRTALIEPLAVVLASPAFLYLKEPQPGDQKRELNDLEMAVRLSYFLWSRPPDTELYEVARKGHLKNPSKLKRQTDRMLEDPKAWEFMSGFTSQWLHLDRLDFFQFNYEWYPEFDDSAKSAARNEIYHTVRTLFDENLSINKLLKSDFVVINDLLAGYYGIEGVEGHQFRKVKVPASSPRGGLLGTAAVLAMGSDGERSSPVERGAWVLRKLLHDSPPPAPANVPQLSRLADEMLPARELQVAHMEEPQCAQCHRDIDPIGYGLENFDAAGKWRTLERIVSHNKKVEDAWAPIDPRGSLPDKNTFKDYYGLRDQVAEYHSDFARGLTEALIEYGLGRPYGFTDYDLAEEIISQAESENFGARSFVHALVQSKPFRQK